In a single window of the Balneolaceae bacterium genome:
- a CDS encoding translation initiation factor has protein sequence MAVTVKLDRSGRRGKEVTVISNIQHNPQVIEKLEKKLKKHCGAGGTSYAKTIEIQGNQIDKVTTFLEKEGFNVQG, from the coding sequence ATGGCTGTAACTGTAAAACTGGACCGAAGCGGACGACGCGGAAAAGAGGTGACCGTCATCTCCAACATCCAGCATAATCCCCAAGTCATCGAGAAGCTGGAGAAGAAGTTGAAGAAACACTGCGGGGCGGGCGGCACCAGCTACGCCAAAACCATCGAGATCCAGGGCAACCAGATCGACAAGGTCACGACATTTCTTGAAAAAGAAGGATTCAACGTACAAGGCTGA